In Channa argus isolate prfri chromosome 15, Channa argus male v1.0, whole genome shotgun sequence, the DNA window tattatacgTTAAGGTAAAGTAAGCCAGCCTATTAAAATTAGGGGGCCAAAACTTTGGAacatctcttaatataatgcactccagtacaactccaccacccactatgacctcactaataaacacatagtaaaatGATTCccttttaaaaactgagaaattataacattgtaaaagtagaacagACAACAATACTTTTAAGCTTTCTGTCTAAGCAATACATAGCTTTGGTTTTAGGTAAAAAGACAAGCAAGATCAAAACAGTGGTTCTAGGTGCAACGATCCTGtaaccacaaaaaaacagaaagcctACAACCatagaaaaaacagaagacacaggCTATGACagattgaaaaattaaaatttttaaaataaaatttcctccacaaatacatatttaaatagttAATTTTGGTTTATTCCTCCATCTTACTCCGGTTGCAGAGGTGGCAGGCATGGTGCTGGGACTGGTTGTGGACCCTCATGTGGTCAGTGATGTAAGCAGCAGACAGAAGCTTCCCACAGATGTGGCACGGCACCTTCTCCTCATGACGGATCAGATGAGCACGGAGACGATCCCGTGTGGCAAATGCTGACGTGCATGTCTATGGAAAGCAAAAGGACAAGCATGGTTACAGATGCTGTAAGGgtagcaaagaaaaacacatagaaagacatgtattttatcaaatataACGTCAGAATTAAAATACAACTGGGATAAtatgttgaaataataaaaatatacaatatgaaaatattaaaaacataacttATTCAAAGTACTGAAATTTAACAggttaataaattgttttctcAAAGGTTTTAAAATCTTGCAGAATTATGCAGATACTGTGTGACCCAaagatatgtttttattaaagcaacaaATTAACACAGCCACCAAAGGATGATagtgagaaacatttttctttgctttttttggaatatttgtTCACATCCTTCTATGGATCTGTGGATCCATAGAAGGATGTGaacaaatacagtttaatattttgGGAACCCAGTGGAACCTATTCAAACTGTGGCCACAAACAGCAGTGTCTACTGCATAACACAGGTCATCCTTCCTCTAAAGATCATAGGGAATGCAAACAAACTCAGGGAACAAAATAGTAGTAAAGTTCAATCATATGTAACtttatgtatttactgtatacCACAGTCAGGATAAGAGTCACATGCCTTtctttatgtttacattttgtaaccAAGATTAAGGCTGTGTTCTTTATATGTGGATCAACAAATTTGCAAGGTAATCTTGTTGACGATAAGACGATATCAAAACTGTCCAAAATCTTAAATTTGGTGAAACCGCAACTGATCCACAATCAAATCTTCTCAGGTGCAGGTTTGTTATCAGGTTTAGAGAGTGTAAACAAGATAACCTCTCAGATTATATTGTGTTGGGCCATTATGATTTGAAAGTGTAGCCAATTAGGAATGCTTTGATCTTATATGAACAATCAATCGAAATTGGAACGATGGTAAGGAGTGTTTATAAAGTGTTACACAGTGCAACAACACGAGTCAGTAACTTAGCATGTTCCTCTGTCACCTGCTGCAGTCTGATGACATTGACTATAAAAGGCTCTTAATTCATCATCATAGGTTTTTGTTTATGCATGCAAACCCTTTGCGTGTTTGCTTTAGTGAGTAGGAAGATAAGACAATTCACAAATTAAGGAATGCTGtattcaaaattaatttaccCACAATAAAGTCTCCACCATTAATGCTAGTATAGGACTAAGAGTAAAACACAGGCGCCAGTGTGTAGAATATTATTGTAACTTACTTTACTTCTCCCTTTTCCCAGGTTGGTGatactttttttgtaaattatagAAACGATTCACCATCATATCATTAGATATATTTTTGTGGTACCAGCAAggattcatatttaaatttttcagaCACTTGCTTCAGCCTTCTGCAATTTTGCAGCATCTTTAAATTCTTAGCTTGATTGAATGGCTACACATTTGATGAAAAATATGCTCTCAGGCCCTCAAAAACAGCTTATCAAATCTAATTCTCAAGTGGGTTTAAAGAACTAACATAACTGGAAAACCTGATCCAGGATTAGAATATCGCAACATTGCTCATTGGTTCCTGGATCTGTTAAGccacaaataaacaacaagGTCCTGGTCCatctttattatgtttattatttgtatgATTCACCCATATTCGTTGAATTCCAGTAAACAGATAGGTGACATTACCGTGCACTTGAACGGTCTCTCTGTAGAGTGAACCTGTCGAACATGACTGTTGAGGTGATCCggcctgaaaataaaaaacacaaaaaacaatgagTCACTAAATATAGCAAAATATCTTATGTATACACTGCAACTAATAAGTTAGGATTTGTATTCCCTACTGTTagcagaaatgcaaaaacaacacagatgtCTTATGGTTGACGAGTTACAACGGTTGGCAGGTTAGATGAAAAAGTGATCTATCGTGAAAAGTGAACCCACAGAGTAGAACTTGGTCAACATTTTTGTGCCTGCTAAATGTCCTTTTTTATCTCTACTTATACCTGGAGAAAGCCTTTGCGCAATGAGGACAGATGTAAGGTTTCTCTACGCCACCTTGGTGCGAGCGCACATGATAACTCATTCTGTCTTTCCTCTTGAAGCGCTGCTGGCAGATAGGACAGGAGTAGGGCTTCTCATCTGAGTGGGACAGTCGGTGGCGGTTGAGGTGATAAACATCTCTGAAGGCCTTTCCACAGGCCTCACAGGCGTGATTCTTTCTCACCTGGTTGGTATTGGGATTGGGAATGGGATTTGGATTCTGTCGAGCAAAAGCAGAGATAGACCATATTGGGAATCTTTATCCAATCAACCAACTGCACCTGGTTATACAGTTAATAAGACCAGGTGCAGGTCTTCTGGTGCCAATTGAAGCAGCCCATCAACACTCATCACAATCCCACTTATAGATCAGTGGCGTGGGACTTCTCCTGACAGTGGCAACCCCATACTTCTTTTCTTGAGGTTcgtaaattaaatgtaatatctTCTAAATCCTTTCTGAGAAACCTTATCACTAGAGGAAAGTTTAACACCTGGAGGTACACTGGCATGTAGATTATATTATTGGAAAAAACAGGTTTCTATTACTATAGCaaactgcaagaaaaaaacCTGTTCTATAATCAGCGTCCGCCCACCACATTAAACTGCCTCCATACATATTAAACTCAATCACACTCTTCTCAGCAAACCCACCTGCTCCATGgacccaacaacaacaacagctgcttgGATGGGTTGAGGCTGTGCAGCCATGGTTACAGTTGCCGGGGCAATGGACACAGAGACCTGCTGGCTTTCCTGGTTGGCGTGCTGACCAGGCTGGGGGAGGGTCTCCGGAGCAGGCACcgggggagggagagaaggaggctGTGTGGGCAGGGTGAGGTGAAGTAGGGACAGAGGG includes these proteins:
- the LOC137100096 gene encoding myc-associated zinc finger protein isoform X1, producing the protein MDTSWSNFLFQTPSTQSQPETPLQSELLPDLTGTSQSPPAEHIVTPPSTVDTAALNEEPLPVKPLTKPSRPAHICATCNKEFKNSYNLRRHQSVHTGIKMKDRATREKEDAGKGGRVDKPTIPLSLLHLTLPTQPPSLPPPVPAPETLPQPGQHANQESQQVSVSIAPATVTMAAQPQPIQAAVVVVGSMEQNPNPIPNPNTNQVRKNHACEACGKAFRDVYHLNRHRLSHSDEKPYSCPICQQRFKRKDRMSYHVRSHQGGVEKPYICPHCAKAFSRPDHLNSHVRQVHSTERPFKCTTCTSAFATRDRLRAHLIRHEEKVPCHICGKLLSAAYITDHMRVHNQSQHHACHLCNRSFTTLTYLRVHAQKHHGQEWKESGGARGGFGGTGAGGVLLCQLCGVQCKTATQLQGHMGTHANQGDPSPDPTSTGPVGTTSVAITVSSASTVGLLVTDCSSIAPQPHS
- the LOC137100096 gene encoding myc-associated zinc finger protein isoform X2; the protein is MHRKREEGNACNKCSHHEPNRIVGPIHCSSNLLVKPLTKPSRPAHICATCNKEFKNSYNLRRHQSVHTGIKMKDRATREKEDAGKGGRVDKPTIPLSLLHLTLPTQPPSLPPPVPAPETLPQPGQHANQESQQVSVSIAPATVTMAAQPQPIQAAVVVVGSMEQNPNPIPNPNTNQVRKNHACEACGKAFRDVYHLNRHRLSHSDEKPYSCPICQQRFKRKDRMSYHVRSHQGGVEKPYICPHCAKAFSRPDHLNSHVRQVHSTERPFKCTTCTSAFATRDRLRAHLIRHEEKVPCHICGKLLSAAYITDHMRVHNQSQHHACHLCNRSFTTLTYLRVHAQKHHGQEWKESGGARGGFGGTGAGGVLLCQLCGVQCKTATQLQGHMGTHANQGDPSPDPTSTGPVGTTSVAITVSSASTVGLLVTDCSSIAPQPHS